CCTACTCCCATGCCGTGACGGGCATGAACATGGAAAACGCCTCCCGAACGTCCCACCCGGCCCGGTCCGCGGCCGTACGGATTTCCCACCGGGCATGCGACCCGGTCAGCGTCATTCCGGGTGGAAACAGCGTCGATCCGCCGTAGAGCAACGCGTACTCCGGAAACCATGCCAGCAGCGTCCCGCTGGTGCCAGGACCTTGCCCCGGCGTGACCTCCATCCGGTTCGGACCGCTTCCAATGGCGGTCGGCTGGCTCACGAACGTGACCTGCCAGTCGGGACGGCCCGTATGGGCCGAGACCAGCGCATCGAACACCTGCTCGCTCTGCGCGGACACATACACCGGAATCCCCGCCTCGGCCAGCGCCGCCACCCCGCCGAATTGTGTGAGCGCATCGGCTGCTACAACGGCCGCCTTCACCGGCACGCCCGGCCAGCGCTCTGCAATCCGCATCAACAGATGCTGCGTGGACGCCGGGGAAATGGGCGTCTCAACGAGCACGAGTCCATCCTCCTGCTCCACGACGACGGCCGGAAAGAATTCGGTCACGATCACGGTCACGCCGTCGGCAACCTTCGCGCGTTCCGTGAGCGGCGCCGGACCGGCCGACTCGCGCGCATCCCAGGCCTCGCGGATGCCTTCCGGGATGTCCAGCAGCCCGGCTTCCAATTCGGGGTTCACGCGCACACCGGTCACCATGCGGGACATGTACGGCATGCCGTTGCGCGAAATGTCCCACTGGAACGGAATCCGCACGCCGGATTCGTGCTCCACCCAATTGTACCACGTGGTGCGGACGCTCAGGTCCCCCCACATGGCCCACGAGAAGTCGTACGGACGCGCCCCACGGACCTCTGTCTCGTACGGCAGGTCGGTCGCGGCATCCAGATGGACGTGAACATCCAGCCCTTCCCAGCTGAAGGACAGATGATGCGTCGCCCGGCCATCCCGGACGGCATCGGCATGCCGCACCAGGTCCGGTGCCCCGAGCGCCGTCTGCATGAGCCGCAGCGGATGCAGTGCAAGCAGTTCGCGCGCATCCATCAGGTCCAGTTTGCGTGCGGGAAGGGTCCGCTCGTTTCCGTCCGGCATGGCGAACACCATCGCCGCCACGTCCGGCGCCGTCACGAAGGTCATCACCCGACCCGGGCGCTCCGACGCAATGAACACGGCCTTGCGGAGTCGCGTCCGTTCGCCGTCAAAGTCCAGGATGTGCCGGATTTCGTCGTATTCAACGGGTTTCGGGCCACCATCCTGTTCAAACGCGTCGAGAATGAACTCGTGGCCCCGGATGTCCATGTCCAGCACGTTGACAGCGGCGAGCGCCTCGGGGCCGCCGAGGGCCTGGATGGCGGCGTGGGCCAGGTCGCGGGCGGTATCGCCGTCGGCTTGGGATTGGGAGACGGCCGGCGCCGCAAACGCGAGGATAAGTAGAGCCGTACACAGAAATCGAAGCATGGTTACAAGGCGTTGGTCAGTGAAAATCCAAGCTTAGCGCGCGTTCAGACGGCCGTCCTGAGGGCGACCCGAGAACGGCCTGATGTTTTACCGATGACCGTAAATACCGGCCTCCGGGTATGCCCTCGCGCGTGCGCAACAGATAGGTTGTGCACCCACTCCTGTAAATCATTCCGAACCGACGCGTCATGTCCAAACGGCTACTCCTGTTCGTTCTCCTCATTACTGCTGCTGCCTCGCTCCTGATGGCGTCCAACGCAAGCGCCCAGTGGGTGAATATCTCCGAACCCGGCCGCAACTACACCGATTTCACGATTTCAGGGACGACCATCCTGGTCGGAAACGACGGTGGAAGCGGCGAGGCCACGCTCCGGTCACCCGACCTCGGGCAGACCTGGGCCATTACGCGAGCATCTGTTGCTTTCGAGGCACGCTCAGTTCAAGCGCTGCCGGATCGATTCATCATTCAGCACACCGGTAACCGCGACTTCATTTCCATGGATGATGGATTGACCTGGACAGGCATTGATGGACCGGGAAGCAACGTCACGGATACGTTCTTCGACGAAAGCACGGGAATCCTGTACGTCACCACGCAATCCCGCAACCTCCGCCGCAGCCTCGATCTGGGTGACACCTGGGAAGACATGGGAATCGCGAGCTCCGGCGATGAATTGACCTGGGTCCACGCCCGCGGCGATGTCATCATGTCGGGATACAACAATTATGGGGGCGGAACGTGGCTCTCGACCGACGGTGGGGCATCCTTCGCTGCCGTGGCCGGGCTGGGGCAGTCCTCCGCCGGATTCGTCGCCGAAAACGGCGATCTGTACGTTCTCAAGTCGGATGCCCTGCAATCCACGGTCAGCGGCACGCTCATGCGCAGCAGGGACAATGGGGCCACCTGGGCGTTGGTGGCCACCCCGCCGAATCGCGAAGGTGTTTTCGGCGGCCAGCAAACGCCGCTGCGACAGGAGGCCCTCCTGTTGGAAGCCGGTGGATCCATCATGTTCGGGCACAACGACCGACTGTATGTGACCCATGATGATGGAGCCACCTTGACCGAGTTCAGCGAGGGCTTGATTGACGCCGGCCCCCGCGCATCGGCCGTGAAGAACTGGGACATTGTCGGGGATGACCTCTACATCCTGCTCATCAACTCGAACGAAGTGGGACCCACGGACCAAGGATTCGGGCTGTACCGTCGACCGCTGGCCGAAATGGGTTTTGACCCGACGGCCGTGGCCGTTGAGCACCTTCCAGGCGCTGAAAAGCACCTCCTGCTGGACATCTACCCAAATCCGATAAACGGTCGGGCAATGGTACGGACGGAATTGTCGTCGACCGCATCCGTCCAGGTCAGCCTGTGGGATTTGCAGGGCCGGGAAGTCGCGCGCCGCGATTACGGCCATCTCCCGGCGGGTTCACAGACCGTTGGACTCTCGACGCTCGGCGTACCGGCCGGCATGTACCTCCTGCGCGTGGAGACCGGAAGCACGTCCACGACCCGAACCGTGGCGGTGGTGCGCTAGCGCATTCACTGCCGCGGAGTTCCGAACAATGCACCGTGAACGACCGCCTTGCCGGAGGCCCCGTGTGGCCACTCGGCACGGTCGAACGAGATGCTCGGACCGCCGGGCGCTATCGTGCCGGTGTTCGGGTCGAACGTCAGGATATCGACCCGCGACATCGACATGCCCGTCACGACCAACCGGTTCGACGTCCGGTCGGCAGCAACCCAGTGGGGCATGGTGTCCATGGGGTACCGGAAGGCCTCAACGGGCTCCAACGGATTGGACACGTCCAGCACGATGAGCCCGGGAAGCGCCGGAACCGTCTGGATGTACCAGTCGCCGACCACCACGGGCACCGCGCACTCCTGACCCGGCTCCAGCCCGCCGGGAAAGGTATGGACCAGCGTTGCCGTCGGTGCACGGGAGGCCACGTCATCGAGCCGGTAGAGTCCACAGCCGAACGTGTTCACGTACACCGTGCCATCGGCCAATACACGGGGTTCGTTGGGGGCAAAATGATGCTCTCCCGTCCCGGACTCGGGCAGCGGGACCGTAGCCACGAGCTCAAGCGGATCCAGTGACCACGTCTGGACATGATACGTGTAGTGGTAGCTCCATTCGTTGAATGGCACGCGTCCCATGTCCGAGTTGGTCGATACGACCCGGTTCAACCCGGGCACAACAGCCAGGCTGTAGGGCCACGTCAGGGAACTGTCCAGCTGGGCCGAGGCTGCCGACGCCACCCGACGCGTGTCACCGCGGGGTCCCATTTCGGCAAGGCCACCGATGGGCGCATAGTCGGGCCCGGCGGACTGCATGGTCGCCAGCACACCCCCATCCGGGAGCCGCGCGTAGGCGTGGGGATACCAGTAGCCGCCCACGGACTCGACGGACGCCACAAGCTCTGGACGAAGCGGATTGGACAGGTTCATCACGAACGTCTGTCCAGTCGTCCAGCCATTGGCAAAGAGCGTGTCGCCGACGGGAAATTCGTACTCGGTGTGGTGCGGTTCGGAAAGAAATGCGCCAACCGGAAGTGTTGCCACCACATCGCCGTAGGATGGCGCGTCGGCACGGGCATCAATGACCGCCAGGAAATCCGACTCCGCGCCATCCACATCGCCGGCCCACACGAACAGGTAATCGGCAGGATCGGCGTCAGGGACGGGTGTTGGTTCCGGCGTTCCACACGCCGCGAACACCAGCATGGTCACCATCAATGACGCCGATAGCCGTGCCGACGCATCCATGCGATTGGATATCATGTGCAGCACCCTTTGCCGTCCTGCTGGACCGGAGGACACGGTACCGATCCATGGGAGCAGAAAACGCAGCAGTCTCCGGGTAGCGTCCGGATGATCTCCCCACAGGCCGTGCAGTCGTAGAAACGGACGCACGCGTTCTCCGGCATGGTCTCGACGGATGCATGCCCGCAAGCGGGGCATGTGAGGGTACTTTCCAGGGTGACGGGTTCGCGCATGACCGTAATGTACCGCGTACGGGATTTGAACCCGTGTTACCGCCGTGAGAGGGCGGCGTCCTGGACCCCTAGACGAACGCGGCATGGGGCCGCCCTGAACCGGGCGGCGGCATGATACCGGCGCGTATCGAAAGGAGTTCCTGTTTATTGCGCGGCCAGTTCGAGAACGAACGTGCGGGCGCGGACCAGGCTGCCGGGCAGCAGCAGCGGGTTGTGCCCCGCGCCGGGTTCCGTGTAGATAAAGGCTTCGAACGAGGGCGCCGTGCGGCCGATGGCGGCCATGGCATCCATGAGATGCTCGGTCTGAGAAACAGGCACAATTGCGTCGGCGGTGCCGTGATGCACCTGCATCCGCGGCAAGTCACGCGCCCAGAGCGCCGGTGATCGCCGGACCAGCTCCAGTCGAACGTCGTCAATCGTCAATGCCCCGGCCGCCAGCGGGGCCACAAAGCGCTCGTTCAGCACATCCAGCCCCGGAAGGTCCCGCGGCGAGCCCAACAACGCTTCGGTGAACACCTCCTGGACGAACGGGCCGAAGAAATCCGTGGGACCGAAGAAGTCCACGACGCCGTCAATCCGGTCATCGCGCAGGGCCATGAGCATGCCGACGGCACCGCCCCGGCTGAAGCCCAATACACCTATTCGCGACGCATCCGCCGAAGGCTCGATGTCCAGGGCCGTGTTCAGCAGGGCGAGCGCATCATCCACATCCCGATCCCAGGGACTGGCGGGACCATCGGACATCCAGGTTTGCCCGCCGAAGCGCAGCGGTTCATCGCGGAACGAGGGCATGACGATCACGAAGTCCGACACGATCTGCGGAAACAGTTCGAAGACCGCCGCCGCTTCGTTCATGTCCAGTCCGCTGTCACCTCCGTGGGCGTACACCAAGACCGGGAGCTCCCCCGCGCCGAAGCCGGTGGGCGTCACGACGGCGCCATAGTGGCGAACGCCGTCCACCGCGTGCCCGACAATCTGCACCTGCACGGAGACCCCGGCAATGGTCGCAGGTGTGGTCTGGAGGACCTGAACGTCGGCCGGCGACACGTCACGGGTGGCCCATTCGGCCTCCACGGCCGCCATTTCAGCGGCGCTGGCCGGTTCGAACAGCACGTCCAGGTCCACGCCGGCCACGACGCGATCGGCATCGGGCGACGCGGCCAGTTCGCAGCCTGCGAGAAGTACGACCAGAAGAAACAGGAGCAGACGCGGCATGGGCGGATCCGTTAGAAGTTGAACAGCCGCTGGGACGACACCGACGATATGATGGTTTCTTGAAATTGCAGGAACGCGCTGGTTCTTGTTTGGACCGGGTCTAAATTACGCCCTGTTATCTGGACTGAATCCAAACAAGCAAGCTGAAGCAAACGCAAACGCCGACGCCAACGCCAACGCCCATCATGTCCCATCTGCTCTCCGCAACCACCCGGTTGCTCGCGCTCCTCGCCCTCCTGCTGCTCGCCGGTGCCCCGGCCCTTGCCCAGTCCCACGGCAGCATCTCCGGGTACGTCACCGACGCCGACACCGGGCAGCCGCTTGCCGGCGCGCACGTTTCGGTCCACGAGACCACCTTCGGCGCCGTGACGGACGTGTCCGGGCGGTTCCGGCTGGAAAAACTTCCGGCCGCACCCTACCGGCTGACCGTATCGTCCATCGGATTCGAGCCCATGACCATCGATGTGCGCGTATCGGCCGAGCGAGAGAGCACCGTCCGGCTGGAACTTCGCCCGGCCGTGCTGGAATTCCCGGAGTTGGTGGTTGAGCGGGCCAGCATGCTGACGCATCCCATGGGCATGGAGGGCATTCCCGGCTCGGCGCATCGGGTGACCACGCGGAGCCTCGCACAGTATCAACAGAATGACATCAGCCGGGCGCTGCGCAGCATCCCGGGCATGAACATCCAGGAGGAGGACGGCTATGGATTGCGTCCGAACATCGGCATCCGGGGTACGGGGGCAGAGCGGTCCTCGAAGATTTCCCTGATGGAGGACGGCATTCCGGTGGCGCCGGCGCCCTACGCCGCTCCGGCCGCCTACTACTTTCCGACGGTCGGCCGCATGGAGGAGATCGAGATCCGCACGGGATCGAGCCAGATCAAGTACGGCCCCTACACCACTGGAGGCGCCCTGAACCTGCTTTCCAAGTCCATTCCCCAGGTGTTTTCCGGCTCGGCCACCCTGAATCGGGGCGAGCGGGACAACATGACGCTCAAGGGACACGTGGGTACGTCATGGACCCATGGCGGCGTGCTGTTCCAGGCCTTCAACGCGCAGACGGACGGGTTCAAACAGCTCGACAACGGCGGCGCGACCGGTTTCAACAAGACGGATATCCTGGCCAAGGCGCGCGTGAACACGGGTCCCGACGCCCGCGTCCAGCAGGCGCTCTCCGTGAAATACCTGTACACGGATGAGCGCTCCGACGAAACGTACCTGGGGCTGACGAACGCGGATTTCCAGGCCAATCCCCTGCGCCGGTATGCGGGCTCCGCACAGGATGAGATGGATGCGGGCTACGAGCAGGTCATGATGCGCCACCTGGTGCAGCCGAACGATGCGCTGCGGGTGGTGACCACGGCCTACCGGTCCACCTTTGACCGGAACTGGTACAAGCTCGACAAGGTGGGATCGGTGGGCATTTCCTCGCTCCTGGAGGACCCGGCCGCCCATCCGACCGAGTTTGCCACGGTGTCCGGGCGGGCCACCGGGGCCGACGTGCCACTCCTGGTCAAGGCCAACAACCGCGCCTACCTGTCCCGCGGCATCCAGTCGGAAGTGGCGTGGACCCTGAACCGGACGGTGGACCTGGAGGCGGGCGTACGCATCCACCAGGATGAAATGGACCGCTTCCAGTGGGTGGACGAGTGGCGACTGACGGAAGCGGGCATGACGCTCGCGAATGCCGGGACGCCGGGAACGGAATCCAACCGGATTGAAACGGCACGGGCCAATGCGTTCTACATCCAGCCCCGCTACATGGACGGCCGGCTGACCGTCCAGCCCGGCCTGCGCCATGAAACCATCACCATCCGCCGCGAGGACTTCGGCAAGAACGACGTGGCGCGCACGGGAGCGAACCTGGCCACCCGGGAGAACGAGGTGTCGGTCTGGATTCCGGGGCTGGGCGCCAGCGTGCGCCTTGCGGACGGCACGACCGTGTTCGGCGGCGTCCACCGGGGATTCGCGCCTCCCGGATCTGCCGAAGGCACGCGGGCCGAAAAGAGCGTGAACTGGGAAGTGGGTGCGCGGCATGAGGCCGGGGCCTTTCGGGCCGGTGTTGCCCTGTACTACAACGACTTCTCGAATCTGCTCGGATCGGATCTGGCGGCCTCAGGAGGCACGGGCTCGGGCGACCAGTTCAACGGTGGCCAGGCCGACGTGAAGGGCGCCGAGCTGCAGCTGTCGCGCAACCTCGGGACGCTCCTCGATTGGCGATTCTCCGTCCCGCTGTCGGTAACCTATTCGTACACCCATGCCACGTTCGGCTCCTCGTTCGAGAGCGATTTCGATGCGTGGGGCACGGTCCAGGCGGGCGATGAACTGCCGTACATCCCCCGGCACCAGGGTTCCG
The sequence above is drawn from the Rhodothermales bacterium genome and encodes:
- a CDS encoding T9SS type A sorting domain-containing protein, with the translated sequence MSKRLLLFVLLITAAASLLMASNASAQWVNISEPGRNYTDFTISGTTILVGNDGGSGEATLRSPDLGQTWAITRASVAFEARSVQALPDRFIIQHTGNRDFISMDDGLTWTGIDGPGSNVTDTFFDESTGILYVTTQSRNLRRSLDLGDTWEDMGIASSGDELTWVHARGDVIMSGYNNYGGGTWLSTDGGASFAAVAGLGQSSAGFVAENGDLYVLKSDALQSTVSGTLMRSRDNGATWALVATPPNREGVFGGQQTPLRQEALLLEAGGSIMFGHNDRLYVTHDDGATLTEFSEGLIDAGPRASAVKNWDIVGDDLYILLINSNEVGPTDQGFGLYRRPLAEMGFDPTAVAVEHLPGAEKHLLLDIYPNPINGRAMVRTELSSTASVQVSLWDLQGREVARRDYGHLPAGSQTVGLSTLGVPAGMYLLRVETGSTSTTRTVAVVR
- a CDS encoding GDCCVxC domain-containing (seleno)protein, encoding MREPVTLESTLTCPACGHASVETMPENACVRFYDCTACGEIIRTLPGDCCVFCSHGSVPCPPVQQDGKGCCT
- a CDS encoding peptidase, producing MPRLLLFLLVVLLAGCELAASPDADRVVAGVDLDVLFEPASAAEMAAVEAEWATRDVSPADVQVLQTTPATIAGVSVQVQIVGHAVDGVRHYGAVVTPTGFGAGELPVLVYAHGGDSGLDMNEAAAVFELFPQIVSDFVIVMPSFRDEPLRFGGQTWMSDGPASPWDRDVDDALALLNTALDIEPSADASRIGVLGFSRGGAVGMLMALRDDRIDGVVDFFGPTDFFGPFVQEVFTEALLGSPRDLPGLDVLNERFVAPLAAGALTIDDVRLELVRRSPALWARDLPRMQVHHGTADAIVPVSQTEHLMDAMAAIGRTAPSFEAFIYTEPGAGHNPLLLPGSLVRARTFVLELAAQ
- a CDS encoding TonB-dependent receptor — protein: MSHLLSATTRLLALLALLLLAGAPALAQSHGSISGYVTDADTGQPLAGAHVSVHETTFGAVTDVSGRFRLEKLPAAPYRLTVSSIGFEPMTIDVRVSAERESTVRLELRPAVLEFPELVVERASMLTHPMGMEGIPGSAHRVTTRSLAQYQQNDISRALRSIPGMNIQEEDGYGLRPNIGIRGTGAERSSKISLMEDGIPVAPAPYAAPAAYYFPTVGRMEEIEIRTGSSQIKYGPYTTGGALNLLSKSIPQVFSGSATLNRGERDNMTLKGHVGTSWTHGGVLFQAFNAQTDGFKQLDNGGATGFNKTDILAKARVNTGPDARVQQALSVKYLYTDERSDETYLGLTNADFQANPLRRYAGSAQDEMDAGYEQVMMRHLVQPNDALRVVTTAYRSTFDRNWYKLDKVGSVGISSLLEDPAAHPTEFATVSGRATGADVPLLVKANNRAYLSRGIQSEVAWTLNRTVDLEAGVRIHQDEMDRFQWVDEWRLTEAGMTLANAGTPGTESNRIETARANAFYIQPRYMDGRLTVQPGLRHETITIRREDFGKNDVARTGANLATRENEVSVWIPGLGASVRLADGTTVFGGVHRGFAPPGSAEGTRAEKSVNWEVGARHEAGAFRAGVALYYNDFSNLLGSDLAASGGTGSGDQFNGGQADVKGAELQLSRNLGTLLDWRFSVPLSVTYSYTHATFGSSFESDFDAWGTVQAGDELPYIPRHQGSVELGLEGNAFDVQLQAVHVGRMRTVAGQGDFNPTASTDRHFLLEASAGYTFRDHVRVFAVMRNITDEVYVAARRPAGLRPGLPRTTILGMTVSF